The Rhodamnia argentea isolate NSW1041297 chromosome 10, ASM2092103v1, whole genome shotgun sequence sequence TATGTATGGAGATCATAATGTGGAGATTACTGTGGTTCTATTATCCCCACAGAGACAATGATGTGTGACTTGGGATATAGATGGACATCCCAAAACAGTTCTCGCTAGGAGTTCTATTACATTTCGTCCATACCATGTTCGAATCAATCAATATTCAAAGCATCAGGCCTTCTGAAAAGAATGAAGTCCCTATTTTCTCAGGTTGGCTATAGAAGTACATGAGAAGGCGATATCTTCTCTACTATGCAGAAACGGCCCTGGTACAACTTCACTAGCGTTGCATTTTTGTCACAGGAACTAGAGAATCCTTCACTGTCATATACACCCAGTTAAAACCATGGATAATGTATTACAACATTTGAATTGCACCGGACCAACTTATCAAGGAGTATGGTATTTTCTTGGGTTTCTTAAACAACAGACATAAACCACTGTCTCAGCTTAGACATAATAACAGAGAAACCCAACGAAATTTCAGCAGCAGAGTGAACACAGATTTCCAATTAAATTAAACCTGAAGCAGGGCACATCCGATTTTTTGAGATCTCGATCACCATACATTTTAGCTACAGATCTTGGGTTCCTTCAGATCCTTAAAATAGCAAGCTTGCCCAAGCGGCAATGAACGCGAAACCTCCAATGGGTGCCAACATGGAGTATTTTCTGTCCTCATACAATGCAGCTGTGTAGCACCTAAATTATTTTTGCAGTTAGTGAGGAAGTATAGATGATATGCAGATTCGACAAATTGAGCATATGGAATAGTCAGTGATCATCAAAACAAGAAATTGCAGCTAGCAGCAAATGCATGACCGTAAAGTACGAGACAATAGCAAATCCGTACCAACTAGGGAAGGCATGAACAGATATATCTATCTCCTACAATGCCAAAAGCTAAAAAAGTGTAATTCAATGCGCCGTTGCCAATTTCTGTGAAACTTCATTTATACAAGGAATCATTGCTAATAAGTGTTGGTACAAACTTCATTATACTAAGTTAATTGCCAAACAAACCCTAGTCATTACCATATTCAATTTGCTGCATGTGAACTGTACATACTCACAGGTACAACACAACCATCGCAAGTCCCGCACCATGATAGAGGGAGCTCATGATGTGAAATATTAGTGCAGAACCATCCCACTTTCCCGAGGATCATTACAAGAGGGGAAGCTCAAAGGGGAAGCTTTAATGCTTGctaagagaaaacaaaatggaaaagcTCTGAAAGCCCTGACGCTTTTGCTGAGGCTTCTTTCACAAAGATGCAAAGATGTTTGACGCCCACAAGTAGGTCTCAAAGTTTacaccaactctctctctctctctctcagcagcGACAGTGGTGAAGCAGCaagaaaaaagaccaaaaagtCCATTTGGTGGTAACGGAATCACTTAAAACCACTTCAGAAGTTTTATGCAGAAACAAAAAGGCATTTCTCGTTTTCAGTGAAGATTATTGTAGAAAACATCCACCAAGTCACTTTTGTATTGTACTGAGAAGTGAGAAGGCAGtggaatttcaagaaaaattaatcacaattgttTATGTCGACAAAACTAGAAGGAAATATGAAACCTAGAACAAGAAGCATAGGAAGTCTTCCAATCCAATAGGTGGATTTGGAAATTATGAATGGGTGATGTAGTCGACTCAAGTCAAGTTGGCAAGCAGAGATAATTCTCCTAGAACCACTGGTAGACTCTGCATAGTAGTTGCTTTTAAACTAAACCTGCACAAGGTGCGAACACCATATGCTAGCACACAAAGCAAGTTGTGGTTCCCTGCAAAGCAAGGAATAAGTAGGTCTCACAAGATCCTCGTCACCCACCATGCTAGAGAAAAACTCAAATTAAAACGTCTCATTTTGTTCCTCCAAACTTCAAAGCATTAACTTTCACTATCCAGGTACTTGCCTTTCTGGCTCTAAGTCCTTAGAAATTGGATGCCAAGTGCTGTCTAAGAATCTAACAGAGGAAACCAAACTCCATGATGTCCTATATGCTAAAAATGCAATCCTAGCGTGACATTCCTACGGGAAACAATCTCCAATCAGAAATTATATGGTTTGCAGGCACAAAGGAATTCATCGTATAAATACAGCATATGGGTGAAGCAACATAAAGGGGCTGAGACTTACGATCCGGAGAACAAAATAATTCCAGCAGTCAAGAGCCCTCCGAACTGAAACAGGAAACGAGGTTAACCAACTTATTAGAACTGCACAACCACTTCCACAAAAGAGTAACCAACTAAACCGAACCGCCTTTCATTAACATTTCATAACATTTCTCCCATGACAACCCAGCATAACCTTAGTCCCTCCAAAGATCACCAATAGAAACTCTCAATTCCAAGAACAAACAGTGCTGAAGGAGAAAGATGTACTCACGAGCTGGGGATGTTTGGTGAAAGGGGCAGTGACAAGTGCAGCTGTGTGAACCAGATGGTACAAAGAGGCCGTTTGCCATACCTTCACATGATTTTCAAATCGGAAAAAATCCagcaaaaaacagaagaaacccATTCAGTCCAAACAAAATCAGACCCTCAAATGAAAGAATCGAAAGCAAGCACGCTGTCTGTGGAGACGCACCTCCTTGTAAGAGGGATTTTGGGGTCTGAAGACATGGGCACCATACGTCCCCAATCCAAGAGCCGCTACTCCTGCTCATTTCAATCAAAGAGATGATTTTTCTCGAACAGTTGGatgataaaatttgtcacagagagagagagagagaaatagagagggaCCAGAGACGGCAGCGACTTTGTGCCAAGTGAGAGCGTTCATGTCTCTTCACAGTCTTCGCGTCGTCTGAGCCCTTTTGACTTCCCGGAAAACTTCTGCAGATATATTTACGAAGCAACGCTTGCTCCTTCCAGCTGCTACGACAGCGCAAGGAAGGGATCGGAGCGATTACTAGTCAGCTCTTTCTTCATCCGTCAGCCAACTGTTTGTTAAAATGCCCGCGTCTGTCACAACAACAATAAAACTGACTCTCGAAGCGCAGGTCCCAACAAAAAGCTAGCGTCTTTTTGTCCATGGGCCTGCGCGAGCTGCGCCAGACTCCACTGATCCCATTAAGCTTCTCACCAGGGCAAATCACGATCCAATTTCTTTGGCCCAGACATGGAAAATAACGATCCAACATGCGAACAAAAAGCTTTCATGCTGGAGATCAAGGACCATCCGCATAAAGGTCAGCTGATTGTTTGCAGAAGCCAAAACTTTGGTGTTTGAAGGGCAAATGTACACAGTTCATATAGATTTATGACTGATCTACACGGTTCATGAGATATTACTCTACTAAAATTAAGTTTGCCCATATCGGAAGTGATGGGAGCAACAGTAAGTAAGACACGATTCACTTTGTCCGAGCACCGCCAATAAGTCCTTTTATCACAATGTTGTCGAATGGATAATTTCCTCCGACTTATTTGGCTTCTTCGTCGAAAGGGTTACTTCGAGTTATTTTGTTTTACTTATCTCAACAAAGCGACATGACAATACTTGCACCCGATTGAGAGGTTCGATTGATTAATAATAGCAAAACACGGCTGGATAGTCCATTGCCACGAGGCGCCTCTCTCTTTCGGGTACAAATGCTTCTGCttctatttctcgaaaaatcGTTCTCCAGATACCGTAACTAGTCGTAGCAATACCCATTTCTTTCTTAATCCGATATAGATTTTACTCGTTGACTTTTAGTTGGGAAAATTGTTGGGCCGGCTTAAATAAACTCTCACTATTTAGTGACCGAACCAACTTAAATTAACATGAAATCACTATTATAATGTGTTTACGTGTTAGGATACGCAACCATGCATCGTCGAAAGTGAGTGCTTAGGCAGAGATTTCCTACTCTCTCGTATCGAAATCCAAGTAAAGGAGAATATTCACCAACAAAAATAGTACAAATCGGTGGCCCAGTGGCCACCTAAGCAACCGAGCTTGAATTAGctataataagaaaataaatcctTCAATCGTAATTCATAAGCTTAAGACCCGATGAATTCAACAATAAAGCTACCCAAAATTTGAAGAGCGTTATACTAGAATGTCTGCCACTAAAGTTGTAAATGGAAAACCTTCTACAATCGCATAAGTAAATTTCATTATATTACTCGAATTTCAAAACATAAAACTTAATGTTTCCCGTTAGTAAATTCGGCTACTCTATTATATATCTAAGTCAAACCACCCATTTATTTCGCATTTTTGATGTTTCACTTTCACCCTTACTATGTATAATAGCTGTTTATCAAGTAATTAACCTCTTTCTTTCTATGTATATACAGctatcatttcatttcattttgcgcGAGTATGGCTGCGATTTAGGGATGCGATGATAACCATATAAGTTACGTGTAATGATTCCCATCTTATCGACGTCGTTAATTGGATTTAGCAAATAAAATGTATCATCTCAAAAGTAACATAAAACAAATAATGCAATAATGCTCGGACAAATTAATGATCATCATATAAATAAGGGGATATAACATTTATTTCTAATATAATAAACAAAAGAATTTATAATGGATATAGACTGGCGGGTCGCTTCACTAACTTCTCCTTCTCTTCTACGCTCAagctttaaccttttttttttttttttgccctaaggaaaaggtcaaaaaactaagaaaagtgGAAAAACGATGTAATGTTTCTCTCTCATCAGACGTTCACGGGCTTGCAGAGGAACATCAGCGACGAGGGCGCGGTCGCGGACCCGTCGCCAAATCTTCCACCGCCACTGCTCCCGCTCCCGAGCCTCTCGTAGTAATCCACGCAGAACAGCGAGAGCGACAGCTGCAGCTCCTCCCGGGACCGGACCCGCCACGGGAGCTCGGCGCTGCGGGACGGCCCGAGGCGGCCGAGGACGGGGCGGATGCAGACCATGTAGAGGCGGCGGTGGCCGCCGAGGGCGGAGACGACGGGGCGgacggaggagggagggggaggggagaggTGGCGGAAGCAGAGGTGCTCCCAGACGGAGTCGGTGCGGGCGAGGGCGGACCAGAGGCGGCAGACGCAGGCGGCGAGGCAGAGGGAGCGGCCGTCGAGGCGCTTGAGGATCTCGGCGAGGACGTCGACGTGGTCGTTGATGCAGAACTTGGGTCTCTTCTCTTTGCAGtggtagtggtggtggtggtgcacCATCTTTCAGCtcagctcagagagagagagaagagggttTGAGGGGGTTTATATAACATGGGGGTGCGTCAAAAGGACGTTGATCACCTGTGAGGAAAAGAATAGCGTGGAGTTTACGGGATTTGACttcacaagagagagagagagagatggagagagagagagagagagagagagagagagagagagaatcgaggggaagaagagaagaggcCAAGAGGAAAAGTTAGAAGATGAAGAACTGGAATCAATGCAATGCAGAAAGTTTACGTTTTCTTCTCCTGCTTTGCCTGTGGGTTTGCAATGAGAGATGAATGGAAATTGTCCGAGAGTTTTTGTTGGGTTGTGGGTTTTGCAAACTTCAAGAAATTGGGGGCCGTTGTGAAATCACTGACTTTCGAGACCATCCATCATCagtagctctctctctctctctctctctcttccctctcctttTTCGCTTGGGATGAAGGGAAGGGTTTTGTCTGCAACTGCAACTCTTTTTCCTCCCTTCTTTCCACTTCGCTGTGCATGGAAGGGAAAGAGTTTTTAGCAGGTGTGACCGTTCACGGGGGCGAAGTAACTATTGGCCAAGCTCCTACTccgattcttcttttttttggaaaatagggtTCCGGACTAAACTTTCCAACGtcttatcacatttaaaaagtGCCAAGTATTTGTTAAAAACTTATTAAGTAGCTCTGCATGAAAACAATTTCCCATGTGTCCGTAaacaattgtttcttttttccaatccaaaaaaataaaaaaaacaattgcttCTTTTTACATAGGATCTTGACCGAGAGAATACGCGCGCAtgataactattttatttttgtatttttctaatttttcttttttagaactagttggaatagaaatctgtttcataatgcaatttcatttttttagttatgagataaatttttagcttagaaataggtttggaacgtAAACGAGAAGTAGCAATTTTCTCGCTTTTCTACTTCGAAACAACAACAAAAGTAAAATCTCTTTTCGTTGTCAATCGCCGCAACCG is a genomic window containing:
- the LOC115730440 gene encoding transmembrane protein 256 homolog; the protein is MNALTWHKVAAVSGVAALGLGTYGAHVFRPQNPSYKEVWQTASLYHLVHTAALVTAPFTKHPQLFGGLLTAGIILFSGSCYTAALYEDRKYSMLAPIGGFAFIAAWASLLF
- the LOC115747656 gene encoding F-box protein SNE; this encodes MVHHHHHYHCKEKRPKFCINDHVDVLAEILKRLDGRSLCLAACVCRLWSALARTDSVWEHLCFRHLSPPPPSSVRPVVSALGGHRRLYMVCIRPVLGRLGPSRSAELPWRVRSREELQLSLSLFCVDYYERLGSGSSGGGRFGDGSATAPSSLMFLCKPVNV